The DNA sequence ACGATGATGTCCGTGCTGATGGCGGCGTCGGGGAGCTTCGCGCGGACCCGGTCGAGGATCCCGAGGAACTTCTCGGAGCGATAGGAACGGCGCATGGAGCGGAGGATCCGATCGGACCCCGACTGCAGCGGCATGTGCAGCTGGGGCATGACGGAGGGCGTCTCGGCCATCGCGTCGATGACGTCGTCTGTGAACGCGGCCGGGTGCGGGCTCGTGAAGCGGATGCGCTCGAGGCCGTCGATCGCCCCGGCCGCCCGGAGAAGCTTGCTGAACGCCTGGCGGTCGCCGAACTCGACCCCGTACGAGTTGACGTTCTGGCCGAGCAGCGTGACCTCGATGGCGCCGTCGTCGACGAGGGCCTGGATCTCGGCCAGGATGTCGCCCGGGCGGCGGTCCTTCTCTTTGCCGCGGAGGGACGGGACGATGCAGAACGTGCAGGTGTTGTTGCAGCCGACGGAGATCGACACCCAGCCCGAGTAGGACGAGTCGCGCTTGGTGGGGAGGGTGGACGGGAACGTCTCGAGCGATTCGAGGATCTCGATCTCGGCGGCGTCGTTGTGGCGCGCCCGTTCGAGGAGGCTCGGCAGGGACCCCATGTTGTGGGTTCCGAACACGACGTCGACCCAGGGCGCCTTCTCGAGGATGACGTCCTTGTCCTTCTGCGCAAGGCAGCCGCCGACGGCGATCTGCATACCCTCGTGGCGACGCTTGACGCCGGCGAGGTGCCCGAGGTTGCCGTAGAGCTTGTTGTCGGCGTTCTCGCGGACCGCGCAGGTGTTGATGACGACGATGTCGGCTTCGGCGCCGTCGGCCGGGATGTAGCCGGCCGCTTCGAGCGAGCCGCTCAGCCGCTCGGAGTCGTGGACGTTCATCTGGCAGCCGTAGGTGCGCACCTCGTAGGTGCGGGCGCTGCCGTCGGGTCGCCGCGCCGCGGACGACGGTTCGATGACGCTGCGCTGTTCCAGGATGCTCATGATGGGTACGATTCTACGTTCGCTCGCGCGGCGGTGCCGACGAGCCGGGTCTGGCTGCACGGCGCCCCGGGAGGAGGGGCGCGGCGGTGGGGATCCCCGCTACTGAAACCGCACGCCCGAGGTCCCGCGGCCACGCCGCGTCGCGAACGCCGCCTCCATGGCCTGGCGGATGACGTCGGAGGCGTAGCCCTTTCGGGCCAGGAACCCGTGCAGTCGCCGTCGGGCCGTCTCGTCGTCGTACGACGACAGCTGACCGATCCGCTTGATCGCGAGCTCGGATGCACGCTCGAGCTCGTCGTCGTCACCGATGTCGGCGAGCGCGACCTCGATCAGCTCCGGATCGATGTGCCGCCGCTTCAGGTCCTGCTCGATGGCCGTTCGGCCGAGACCCTTGCGGCTGTGCTGGGTGAAGGCGAGGCTCGTGGCCAGGGACGCATCGTCGATGACGCCCATCGCCTCGAGCCGGTCGAGCTCGGGCCCGAACACGTCCGGCGCGATCTCGCGCCGGGTGAGGAGTTGTTCGAGCTCCCACCGCGACATGCCGCGCCTCGCGAGCTGACGGATCGTCAGGCCTGCTGCGCGCCGGGACTGCCGGTCGCTCTCGTCGTCGTCGGCCGACGTGGAGAACGGACCGGGAGAGTCCCCCGACGGCTCAGCCGGATCGGACGCCCGGTTTCGCGGACGGTCCTCGGCCCAGGTGTTGTTCCAGCCCGGCGACGCGTCCGAGGTGTCGGCCCCGAGCGACCTCGCGCTCCGCGACCGCGAGGACGGCACCACAGCGCCGGCCCGCTCGCCGACAGGCAGTTCGGCGACGGGTCTTTCGACCGCGGGTCCCTCGGCTGCTGCTCG is a window from the Leifsonia sp. AG29 genome containing:
- the miaB gene encoding tRNA (N6-isopentenyl adenosine(37)-C2)-methylthiotransferase MiaB; its protein translation is MSILEQRSVIEPSSAARRPDGSARTYEVRTYGCQMNVHDSERLSGSLEAAGYIPADGAEADIVVINTCAVRENADNKLYGNLGHLAGVKRRHEGMQIAVGGCLAQKDKDVILEKAPWVDVVFGTHNMGSLPSLLERARHNDAAEIEILESLETFPSTLPTKRDSSYSGWVSISVGCNNTCTFCIVPSLRGKEKDRRPGDILAEIQALVDDGAIEVTLLGQNVNSYGVEFGDRQAFSKLLRAAGAIDGLERIRFTSPHPAAFTDDVIDAMAETPSVMPQLHMPLQSGSDRILRSMRRSYRSEKFLGILDRVRAKLPDAAISTDIIVGFPGETEEDFQDTLRVVEAARFASAFTFQYSIRPGTPAATMADQIPKEIVQERYERLIALQERISFEENQKLIGREVELLVANGEGRKDSDTHRMSGRARDSRLVHFELPAGSDVPRPGDIVTVRVTQAAPHHLIADSVHAAPLVVRRTRAGDAWDRAAAESCAVPAHGSGGSEPAGRVSLGLPTLRVRQPLTSPGVGTMPIYDPADGQR
- a CDS encoding regulatory protein RecX, giving the protein MVVSFPSDPSGSSGAEDVERLAPVTPLSRAAKVRGDGSGAHPARGSARRAAAEGPAVERPVAELPVGERAGAVVPSSRSRSARSLGADTSDASPGWNNTWAEDRPRNRASDPAEPSGDSPGPFSTSADDDESDRQSRRAAGLTIRQLARRGMSRWELEQLLTRREIAPDVFGPELDRLEAMGVIDDASLATSLAFTQHSRKGLGRTAIEQDLKRRHIDPELIEVALADIGDDDELERASELAIKRIGQLSSYDDETARRRLHGFLARKGYASDVIRQAMEAAFATRRGRGTSGVRFQ